One segment of Shewanella piezotolerans WP3 DNA contains the following:
- the crcB gene encoding fluoride efflux transporter CrcB, protein MNNVLFVALGGSIGAVLRYLISILMLQVFGSGFPFGTLMVNILGSFLMGVVYALGQVSEVSPEIKAFIGVGMLGALTTFSTFSNESLLLMQEGYLVKAILNVVVNVGVCIFVVYLGQQLVFSRY, encoded by the coding sequence ATGAATAATGTCCTTTTTGTTGCGCTAGGTGGCTCTATTGGCGCAGTTTTACGCTATCTTATCTCAATATTGATGCTTCAGGTGTTTGGTAGTGGTTTCCCTTTTGGTACACTTATGGTCAATATTTTGGGTTCCTTTTTAATGGGCGTAGTTTACGCTCTTGGACAAGTCAGTGAAGTGAGCCCAGAAATAAAAGCATTTATTGGTGTGGGTATGTTAGGTGCCCTAACTACGTTTTCTACTTTTTCCAATGAGTCACTGTTGTTGATGCAGGAAGGTTATTTGGTCAAAGCGATTTTGAATGTTGTTGTCAATGTTGGCGTTTGCATATTCGTCGTCTATTTAGGGCAGCAATTGGTATTTTCTCGTTATTAA